TCTTCCACGTCTGCCTGCCTATCACTGACGACGCAGGGGAGCTGGCGGAGACTGCccacttctccttcttctgcgGCAACCAGACGATCTTCAGCCAGGAATCTCTTACATGCGCACACTCAGACCTTGCCTTCCCGTGCGCCGAGGCTGAGTCACTTTATGAATCATCCAATGCAGACTTCGGTGTGATCCCAGAAGAGAATCAGTAACTCTCGACCGCTTCCTGACGCTTCCCATGTACAGCCCGTGTGTTTGTTGCATTCCATTAATAAAAGAGcaattttttgtattcatttccAGTCTTAATGATCCATCTAAGGAGACGCGAGCatggtgaggtgaggggaggctagaaggggcggggcgaggcgaggcgaggcgtgtCTGGTCTGGTAATGAAGGTGATCTATTATGAATCTGTTATTGTTTAGCTTCCAGTCTTATCCTTCCTCTGTGTTGCTCCTAT
The window above is part of the Scylla paramamosain isolate STU-SP2022 chromosome 34, ASM3559412v1, whole genome shotgun sequence genome. Proteins encoded here:
- the LOC135090312 gene encoding U-scoloptoxin(01)-Er1a-like; the encoded protein is MKVLAVVLCLAAAASARMAYVFSDGYLDILGAEPVQNFDCVGRAYGYYADVSTDCRVFHVCLPITDDAGELAETAHFSFFCGNQTIFSQESLTCAHSDLAFPCAEAESLYESSNADFGVIPEENQ